From the genome of Pseudarthrobacter sp. NIBRBAC000502772:
AACCTCGCAGGCGGTGGCGAACTCGAACACAGAGAAGTTGGGAACTACGATGACTGCCACTGATTTGAGCATGCTTCTATTATGGCAGAAATTCGATCTTTTTGGGCATTTCTGCCACTGTTTCTTCACCGTCCACGGGAGCAGCATTGAGTCATGGAAATCTTCGGAATCGCCCTAGTGGTCCTGCTCCTCGTTGTTCTCGCCGCCACCATCTCAGCGCTCCTGCGTGATGGCCGCGGCCACACCCCGCCCATCACCTCAGACCAGCCTTGGTCCGCCCTGGACCTGCCCAGCGTTAACTACACCCTGCGCATTTTCTAACCAGAAGGCATGCCTCAACCCGTCATTGTTAACCCATCCGTACTAACACCAAGGGACCCGGCTCATGTGAGCCGGGTCCCTTCCTCCTGTTCTGATTGAGTGGCGTCCGGGAAGGCGGGAAGGCGGGATCAACGGCCGGGCCGACGGCGGGATTGACGGCGGCAAGCGCGGGAAACAGGCGCCGCCCCAGTAGACTGGCTGCAGCCATGACATTTCATATCTCCTACCCTGCTGAGCTGCCCGTTTCCGAGCGCCGCGAGGACCTGAAGGCTGCCATTGCAGCGAACCAGGTGACCATCATCGCCGGCGAGACCGGCTCCGGCAAGACCACCCAGATTCCCAAAATGTGCCTCGAGCTGGGCCTGGGCGACAACGGCCTGATCGGGCACACCCAGCCGCGGCGGCTCGCAGCCCGCACCGTCGCTGAGCGCATCGCCGAGGAACTCGGTGTGGAGATCGGCCAGGAAGTCGGCTTCCAGGTGCGGTTCACGGGCGAAGTCAGCCGCGCCACCAAGGTCAAGCTCATGACCGACGGCATCTTGCTCGCAGAGATCCAGCGGGACAAGCTGCTGCGCAAATACAACGCCATCATCATTGACGAAGCGCACGAGCGCAGCCTCAATATCGACTTCATCCTGGGCTACCTCAAGCGCATCCTGCCGCAGCGGCCGGACCTGAAAATCATCATCACCTCGGCTACGATCGATCCGGAGCGGTTCGCGAAACACTTCGGGTCCGACGACGAGCCCTCCCCCATCATCGAGGTGTCCGGGCGCACGTTCCCGGTGGAGATCCGGTACAGGCCGCTGTCCCAGCCGGCCGGCGGACCCGCCGATGGCGAAGATGCAGACGCCTCAGATGACGAACTCGAAGAGGACCGCGATCCGCTCGACGCCGTCTGCGACGCCGTTGACGAACTCGCCACCGAGGCCCCCGGCGACATCCTGGTCTTTTTCTCCGGCGAGCGCGAAATCCGCGACGCAGCAGAGGCACTCAACGCCAGGATCCAGTCCAACCGGCGCCTTGCCGGCACCGAGGTGCTCCCGCTGTTCGCCCGCCTGAGCCTGCAGGAACAGCACAAGGTGTTCCACCCCGGCAAAAACCGCCGGATTGTGCTGGCCACCAACGTGGCCGAGACGTCCCTGACGGTCCCGGGCATCAAGTACGTCATCGACACCGGCACGGCCCGCATCTCCCGCTACTCGCACCGCACCAAAGTCCAGCGGCTGCCCATCGAGCGCGTGTCGCAGGCTTCGGCGAACCAGCGCTCCGGCCGGTGCGGCCGTGTGTCGGACGGAATCGCCATCCGGCTCTATTCGGAAGAGGACTTCGGGTCCCGGCCGCTGTTCACGGATCCGGAAATCCTGCGCACCAACCTGGCGGCAGTCATCCTGCAGATGACCGCCATGGGCGTTGCCCGTGGGCCCAAGGACGTGGAGAACTTCCCGTTCGTCGAGCCGCCTGACTCGCGGGCAATCAACGACGGCGTTACGCTCCTGCGCGAGCTCGGCGCCCTGAATGCCGTGAGACCGCAAAACGCACCAGCGGACGCCAAGAGCGGCGGACTCACCGCCGTCGGACAGCAGCTTGCCCAGCTGCCGGTGGATCCCCGCCTCGGCAGGATGATCGTGGAGGCCGGCAAGCGCGGCTGCGTCCGCGAGGTAATGATCCTCGCCGCGGCGCTGACCATCCAGGACCCGCGTGAGCGTCCCACGGACAAGCAGCAGCTCGCTGCCGAGAAGCATGCCCGCTTCCGTGACGAAAACTCTGACTTCACCGGCTTCCTGAACCTGTGGAACTACCTGCAGGAGAAACAGGAGGAACTCTCGTCCACCCAGTTCCGCCGCCTGTGCCGGACCGAGTTCATCAACTACCTTCGCGTCAGGGAATGGCAGGATCTCTTCGCCCAGCTCCGCCAGATGGCCCGCCCGCTCGGGATCAGCCTGGACAACAAGCGCCTTGCCGATCCTGTGGGCAACCACGAGGGCATCCACATGAGCCTGCTGTCGGGCCTCCTCAGCCACATCGGCATCCTGGACGAGCGCAAGCGCGAATACGCAGGTGCCCGCGGCAGCCGGTTCGCCATCTTCCCCGGTTCGTCGCTCTTCAAGAAGTCCCCCACGTTTGTGATGGCTGCCGAACTCGTGGAGACGAGCCGCCTCTGGGCCAGGGTCGCAGCCAAGTTCGATCCCGTCTGGGCGGAGCAGGTGGCACCGGACCTCGTTAAGCGCAGCTACAGCGAGCCGCACTGGTCCACCAAAATGGGCGCGGTCATGGCCTACGAGAAGGTCACCCTGTACGGCGTGCCCATCATCCCGCAGCGCCGGGTCAACTACAGCCGAGTGGATCCTGT
Proteins encoded in this window:
- the hrpA gene encoding ATP-dependent RNA helicase HrpA; this translates as MTFHISYPAELPVSERREDLKAAIAANQVTIIAGETGSGKTTQIPKMCLELGLGDNGLIGHTQPRRLAARTVAERIAEELGVEIGQEVGFQVRFTGEVSRATKVKLMTDGILLAEIQRDKLLRKYNAIIIDEAHERSLNIDFILGYLKRILPQRPDLKIIITSATIDPERFAKHFGSDDEPSPIIEVSGRTFPVEIRYRPLSQPAGGPADGEDADASDDELEEDRDPLDAVCDAVDELATEAPGDILVFFSGEREIRDAAEALNARIQSNRRLAGTEVLPLFARLSLQEQHKVFHPGKNRRIVLATNVAETSLTVPGIKYVIDTGTARISRYSHRTKVQRLPIERVSQASANQRSGRCGRVSDGIAIRLYSEEDFGSRPLFTDPEILRTNLAAVILQMTAMGVARGPKDVENFPFVEPPDSRAINDGVTLLRELGALNAVRPQNAPADAKSGGLTAVGQQLAQLPVDPRLGRMIVEAGKRGCVREVMILAAALTIQDPRERPTDKQQLAAEKHARFRDENSDFTGFLNLWNYLQEKQEELSSTQFRRLCRTEFINYLRVREWQDLFAQLRQMARPLGISLDNKRLADPVGNHEGIHMSLLSGLLSHIGILDERKREYAGARGSRFAIFPGSSLFKKSPTFVMAAELVETSRLWARVAAKFDPVWAEQVAPDLVKRSYSEPHWSTKMGAVMAYEKVTLYGVPIIPQRRVNYSRVDPVLARELFIRHALVEGDWKTHHKFFHRNRALLLEVEELEARMRRRDLLVDDETLFEFYDARIGPDVVSERHFDKWWKEARQQNPDLLDYDKSLLLNNDADDLDEAAYPKTLLHKGFELPLSYEFHPVAPGSPPNPSDGVTAEVPVLFLNQLDDAAFRWLIPGQRAELVAALIKSLPKQVRKNFVPAPDVARQAVAALESDFDPAHDELEASLELALRRIRGHVIPPGSWNWDAVPSHLRVSFKVVDTQGKALDEGKDLAALQERLAPATRRAIAESLGATPGTTGPQSRGNSKTPGRSGGNVPASSAGGNAAGSGTGFTEQSGLTEWAFGTVQRQVSNTVNGHMVTGYPALVDEGTSVALRVFQTSSEQLEAMRGGVIRLLALRVPAPDRYVLEHLNNTEKLTFSQNPHGSVSALIADCALAAVDKLTPAELPWDRASFDALYEQVRAELIDTVFSVTAVVERVLASTRRIEKQLKGTTSLALISALNDVRSQLEQLVFPGFVARTGYKQLSQLPRYLAAIEKRLEKLPGNVQRDGLSMAAVQRLEDDYDDAVSALLPGRRVGAELTQVRWMIEELRVSLFAVELGTAYSVSEKRIRAVLNKALAPA